A window of Gemmobacter sp. genomic DNA:
AATGCCGAAGTGGCTTCGGAGGTAATTCTCGGCAACCTCATTCGACCGCTTCTTGCGTTCCTCCGGTGTTAGGTCTTGCTCGTCATCATCCCAGAATTCCTCACTATCCTGGTCGTCCTCTTCACCGTGTATTTCATATAATGGCTCGTAGATCGCCTGAAACGGACTGCCGCCAAAACTTGCCAGAAGACCTCTTGGTCGAACGAGAGCCCAAGTAGGGCCATGCGAACCATTCCCGTTCGAAGGCGAGGAATCACAAATTAGCAGTCCTATCCAATCCGCATGACGGAGATAGACCTTTATTACTTCTACGACATCGTTGGTCGTCATATGTCGTGCGTTGACGACATGCAGAAATATTTCGAAGAAAACGCGCTCTTGCACTTCGGACATGTGCCATGGGACGCGATCACCTTTCAAGCGATCCCATTCGGCAACAAACCTGTCCGATATCTCCTTGGCGACGGAAAATATTTCGTCATCACTCATGATCGCCCCTCTCACTAGCTGCCGCTACTTCTCGGCGCGGCCGTATTCGTATTGTTGTCGGATCAGACCAGAGCCGCTTGCGGATCGAGCGGCTTTCCCTTGAAGGGCGCGACGTTGATCTCCCCTTCCCGCTTGCGGGCTTGGGCAATGTCATAGCTGTTCTGCATCCGCATGAGCGTATCCATCGACACGCCGAAAGCCTTTTCGACCCGGAGCGCCATTTCCGGCGAAAGGTGCGCGCGCTCGTTCAGCACGGCCGACAACGCCGCCCTCGTAACACCGAGAACTTGCGCGGCGCTCGTGACCGAAAGGCCAAGCGGCTCGATGATCTCACTTTTGACGAAGCCGCCGGGGTGGGCGGGATTTTTCATACGGATGCCCTGCATCGCACTCATAGCCACCTCCTAGTGGTAATCTTCATAGTCGAGGTCGATGATCTCGATTTCGGTTTGGTCGATCCGGAACGTGATCCGCCAGTTCTTGGTGACGAACAGGCTCCAGGTGCCTTTTCGATCGCCGGTGAGCTGATGGGCCTTCCAGCTCGGGACAGTGCGCAGCTCGTCTTCCCGCTCCATATCTTGGAGGAAGGTGGCGATGCGACGGACTTTCGGCACTACGGCCACCTCCAAGTCGGTGGCGTCATCATCTTCGATGAAGCGGCGTAACCCCTTATGGACCACGTTTCGGATTCTCATGTGCCGTCACTATCAAGCTAAACGTATAGTGTCAAGCGACGCTATACAGTTCATCACCTCATAGCCTTGTCGCGCAAGTCCTAAAACCCGCGACACATCGGCCGCCCCCGGAAAATCAGGGCTTTTCGTGTCGCATGTCTTTGTCGCAAGTGGTAGAAAACTTGCGACATGATTTGCGACAGGGGGAAGCCGTGAGCAGCCGACCAGATTCCGACGCCGGCCGCGTGTTCATCGGCTATGCCCGCGTTTCGACTCGCGGCCAGGACCTCGATGCGCAGCGGGCCGCCCTGGGTGCGGCCGGCTGCGTCCGCATCTTCGAGGAAAAGGCTTCCGGGGCGAAGCGGGATCGGCCCGAGCTGGCGCGGATGCTCGACCATCTGCGTGCCGGCGACGTGGTGACGATCACCAGGCTAGACCGCCTCGCCCGATCGACCGGCGACCTTCTGGCGATCGCGGAGCGGATCAAGGAGGCCGGCGCTGGCCTGCGTTCGCTGGCCGAGCCGTGGGCCGATACCACGACGCCGGCGGGGCGCATGGTGTTGACCGTGTTCGCCGGCATCGCGGATTTCGAGCGCAGCTTGATCGTGGAGCGCACGAGCGCCGGCCGGATCGCGGCGAAAGCCCGAGGCGTGAAGTTCGGCCCCTCCCCTGCCCTGTCGGCCGAGCAGATCGCCCATGCCCGCCAGCTTATCCATGACGACAAGAAGCCGGTGGCGGAAGTCGCCCGGCTCTTGGGCGTGCATCGTGCCACGCTCTACCGGGCGCTTGAGAACGCATTGACGTGAATACGCATTGACGTAACCACGTTTAGTTGCCGGCCCTAGAAGTAGTGCCTTTCGCGGTTCCTTCCGCAAGGGATTGCAGAATCGGGCGAGTTCGTCCTTACTGCTAAGAATGAAGCGCGACTCGGAAAGGATTCGGAAGGACGTTGCCGCCCATCGGGCGCGGCAGCTTGCGGCCGGCCGTATCGCGCTGACCACGTATGTTCCGACTGATCTTCTCGCCCAAATCGACAAGATCAAGGAGCAGCGGGGCGTGCTTGGCCGCGCGCCGATCATCGAGGAAGCATTGAGGCTCTATATCGAAGCGAAGCAAGGGACATAACGGCAAAACGCCCGACCGCGCCAACGGTCGAGCGTTTTTGTAGGCCGTCAGACACACCGTAGAGACGGGGCCAAAGCTCTCCCCTTATCTACGCTACAGCACTCCAATCCGCAAGATTGATTCTTGCGGAAACAGGAAAGCCGTGCCTGCCGTCCGCGCCGTCATGTCCTTCAAATGGAAGGACGACAGGCATGTTGAGGACGCAGATCGCGGCCGCGATCGGCTGCGCGCGCGCAAGCGCGCTTGATGAGATCATGCGGGAGGTATGGACGCGCTACAGCGCCGGCCAGCTCACCGAGGAAGACGCCGGGCAGCTCTCCACGCTCGCCCATGAGCGCCGCGAGGCGTGGCGGGGATCGGGACAGGCCGGGCTTGGCCTGGTCATGCCCCCGGCCGAGCGATGCCCGACGCCAGTTCGCCGGCATAGTCATATCCGGGGCCGATCGGAGGGCCGGATATGGCGGCCGACGACGCGCAAGGACGTTCAGGCAATCTTGAAGGCGGCCGAAATCTACAATGAGGCCGGCTTGCACGAGAAGGGCGAGCGAAGCGGCCCGCTAGGATCGGTGGCGCTCGACGTGCTGCGGCTGTTCGTCAATCTCATAGACTTCCGCACCGGCCGGTTAGAGCCGTCAATCACCACGATCATGGATCGGCTAGGCCGGTCGCGCGATACGATCGTGCGGGCGCTGAAGAACCTGCGGGCGCATGGTTTCATCGACTGGCTGCGGCGCTACGAGCCGACCGGCAACGAGGGGCGCGGCCCACAGGTCCAGCAGACGAGCAACGCCTATCGCCTGTCCTTGCCGGAAAAGGCCCGTCAGTTTCTCGGCAGGTTCGGCAAGGCCCCGCCCCCGCCTGCTGATCATGGACAGGATCAGCAGGCATGGAGCGAGGCAATCGACGCCTACAAGACCACCCTGCCCCTCGATGAGCGGACGCAGCTCGACACCGGCGATAGCCCGCTCGGTAAGGCCCTCGTGATGCTGGCAAAGAGTGTGATGAAACGTGAGTCCGATAACCAGACTGAATCCCCATCTGATCTTTATCTAAGAGGGCAAACATAAGCGGTCGCCGCTGTTCGGGCTGCTTGCGCAGCCCTGCGGCGGTTCCGATCCGCGTATAAGGCGGATCGGGAGGCGGCACCCTCACAGCAAAACCGCCACGTTCGCGCCGGCGGCAACCGTCCTACGGGCTTTCGAGAGGGAGCGAGGGGCATGGGCGGGGCTTAATATTTGCTGTATTGCCAGCAATAAGGCATTTAAGCAAAAATTCTTGCCGTCAATGCGGTTTGCTGCTATGCCAGCAATATGAAAACAATCGCCATAGTCAGCCAAAAAGGCGGGGCTGGAAAAACCACCCTCGCCTTGCACCTTGCTACGGCCGCCGAGGCGGCCGGGCTTCCCGCCGCTATCATCGACCTTGACCCCCAGGCAAGCGCCGCCGGATGGGGCGATAGCCGACAAGGTGAGGCCCCGGTTGTCGTCGCGCTTCCTCACACTCGTTTGCCGCAAGGCTTGCAGGCCGCGACCGATGGCGGGGCCGAGCTGGTCGTGATCGACACCGCGCCGCACTCGGAAGCGGCCGCAATGGCGGCAACGCGATCGTCCGACATGGTGTTGATCCCGTGCCGAGCCGGAATCCTCGATCTTCGCGCGATCGGAAGCACGGCCGAGCTGGTGAAACTCGCCCAAAAGCCGGCCTTTGTCGTTTTGAACGCCGTGCCGCCGCGTGCCACGCAGCTTCTGGCCGATGCGCGGGAAGCCGTTCAGGTTCACGGCTTGGAGGTTGCCCCCGTCGCCTTCCAGCAGCGGGCGGCTTTCGGACATGCGCTCACGGCCGGCAAAACCGCTCCGGAGTATGAGCCGGCCGGCAAAGCCAGCGAGGAAGTGTCCGAATTGCTGACCTGGCTTAGAGGCCAATTGCTGATTTGACGGCAAGCTGTATTGCCAGCAATAAGGCATAATGGTATTGCTGGCAAACTGGCAGTTTGATGGGATAAAACCATGTCGAAAAGACCGAGTTTAGCCGCGAGCATGAAGGCCGTGGGCGCGCAGACCACGCCGCCTGTTGCGCCTATCGCGGAATCCGCCCCCGCGCCGACCCCGGATCGTGCCGAGGGTAAGCGTTACCATGCCGCCACGCGGGCCGGAATGAAGCGGGTGACAGTCGTGGTCGAGCCGGAGGAACATCGCCGGGTTAAGCGGCTGTCAGCCGACACCGACCGCTCCATTGAAGACCTCATGCGCGAGGCGCTTGCTGACTTGCTGGCAAAACATAGTGCTTGATTGCCAGCAAAGCGGCGATGCGGTAAGGGCCTTGAAGTGTAACGCTATGTGTCATACATTCAGGGGCGAGGAAGTCGCGTGAGGGTTTTCAAAAACAGCCGGTTTCACAAGTTTGCCCGAAAGGAGAAAATCTCTGACGCGATGCTTTGTGAGGCTGTAGAGCGGGCTGAGCGCGGCCAGATCGACGCCGATCTAGGGGCCGGCCTTATCAAGCAACGAGTAGCGCGGCCCGGCGCTGGAAAGTCTGGCGGCTTCCGAACGCTGGTTTTCTTCCGCGCGGAGACGAGGGCGGTTTTCGCGTTCGGGTTTGCCAAGAGCGATATGGCGAACCTTGATGATGCGGAAGAAGCCTACTTGAAGAAGGCCGCAAAGCTGGTCTTGGGGTTTGCAGATGCGCAGATGGACGCGGAAGTTGCTGCGGGTCGAATGTTCGAGGTGAATTGCGATGAGCAAGACTTACAAGAGTGAAGCTCTGGCGGCCGTCCATGAGATGATGGAAGGCTTCTATGAGTCCGGCGCGATCGACAAGCAGACGATGCGCGAATTTGACGAGGGGTGTCTGACAACCGTTGAGCCGCTGACCCCCGAGGAAATCCGTTCTATTCGTGAGCGTGAGCGTATCTCGCAGCCTGTCTTTGCCCGCTATCTCAACGTGAGTAAGGGGCTGGTGTCAGATTGGGAACGTGGGGTGAAGAAGCCCGGCGGCCCGGCGCTGCGGCTGCTGACCGTTATTCAGAAAAGGGGCCTTGAGGCGATTGCCTGATTGCTGGCAAGTTGGCAAACAAGCAATTTGGCAAGTTGTCTGCCTGCATCCCGCCCCCGGCCGT
This region includes:
- a CDS encoding type II toxin-antitoxin system RelE/ParE family toxin; its protein translation is MRVFKNSRFHKFARKEKISDAMLCEAVERAERGQIDADLGAGLIKQRVARPGAGKSGGFRTLVFFRAETRAVFAFGFAKSDMANLDDAEEAYLKKAAKLVLGFADAQMDAEVAAGRMFEVNCDEQDLQE
- a CDS encoding type II toxin-antitoxin system RelE/ParE family toxin, which gives rise to MRIRNVVHKGLRRFIEDDDATDLEVAVVPKVRRIATFLQDMEREDELRTVPSWKAHQLTGDRKGTWSLFVTKNWRITFRIDQTEIEIIDLDYEDYH
- a CDS encoding ribbon-helix-helix protein, CopG family, with the translated sequence MKRDSERIRKDVAAHRARQLAAGRIALTTYVPTDLLAQIDKIKEQRGVLGRAPIIEEALRLYIEAKQGT
- a CDS encoding AAA family ATPase codes for the protein MKTIAIVSQKGGAGKTTLALHLATAAEAAGLPAAIIDLDPQASAAGWGDSRQGEAPVVVALPHTRLPQGLQAATDGGAELVVIDTAPHSEAAAMAATRSSDMVLIPCRAGILDLRAIGSTAELVKLAQKPAFVVLNAVPPRATQLLADAREAVQVHGLEVAPVAFQQRAAFGHALTAGKTAPEYEPAGKASEEVSELLTWLRGQLLI
- a CDS encoding helix-turn-helix domain-containing protein → MSKTYKSEALAAVHEMMEGFYESGAIDKQTMREFDEGCLTTVEPLTPEEIRSIRERERISQPVFARYLNVSKGLVSDWERGVKKPGGPALRLLTVIQKRGLEAIA
- a CDS encoding ribbon-helix-helix domain-containing protein, encoding MSKRPSLAASMKAVGAQTTPPVAPIAESAPAPTPDRAEGKRYHAATRAGMKRVTVVVEPEEHRRVKRLSADTDRSIEDLMREALADLLAKHSA
- a CDS encoding recombinase family protein, with product MRQGEAVSSRPDSDAGRVFIGYARVSTRGQDLDAQRAALGAAGCVRIFEEKASGAKRDRPELARMLDHLRAGDVVTITRLDRLARSTGDLLAIAERIKEAGAGLRSLAEPWADTTTPAGRMVLTVFAGIADFERSLIVERTSAGRIAAKARGVKFGPSPALSAEQIAHARQLIHDDKKPVAEVARLLGVHRATLYRALENALT
- a CDS encoding helix-turn-helix domain-containing protein; the encoded protein is MLRTQIAAAIGCARASALDEIMREVWTRYSAGQLTEEDAGQLSTLAHERREAWRGSGQAGLGLVMPPAERCPTPVRRHSHIRGRSEGRIWRPTTRKDVQAILKAAEIYNEAGLHEKGERSGPLGSVALDVLRLFVNLIDFRTGRLEPSITTIMDRLGRSRDTIVRALKNLRAHGFIDWLRRYEPTGNEGRGPQVQQTSNAYRLSLPEKARQFLGRFGKAPPPPADHGQDQQAWSEAIDAYKTTLPLDERTQLDTGDSPLGKALVMLAKSVMKRESDNQTESPSDLYLRGQT
- a CDS encoding HigA family addiction module antitoxin, whose amino-acid sequence is MSAMQGIRMKNPAHPGGFVKSEIIEPLGLSVTSAAQVLGVTRAALSAVLNERAHLSPEMALRVEKAFGVSMDTLMRMQNSYDIAQARKREGEINVAPFKGKPLDPQAALV